A stretch of Miscanthus floridulus cultivar M001 chromosome 13, ASM1932011v1, whole genome shotgun sequence DNA encodes these proteins:
- the LOC136502204 gene encoding uncharacterized protein: MEVETTRPPPPASAPFMPSSLASASGPAGGGEELTEDDLAAADQLVQLSVSGGGGEDQCCSSSARSVNNAENEDDDEEESAAGRGKRYRLVSELYAATRQVKAAGAGGGGGSRRRKGRDRVGN, translated from the coding sequence atggaggtggagaccaccaggccgccgccgccggcttccGCGCCGTTCATGCCGTCGTCGTTGGCGTCTGCCTCGGGGCCAGCGGGCGGTGGGGAGGAGTTAACGGAGGACGATCTCGCGGCGGCGGACCAGCTGGTGCAGCTCAgcgtcagcggcggcggcggggaggaccAGTGCTGTTCGTCGTCGGCCCGGTCGGTGAACAACGCCGAGAACGAGGATGACGACGAGGAGGAGAGCGCCGCGGGCCGGGGGAAGCGCTACCGGCTGGTGTCGGAGCTCTACGCCGCCACCAGGCAGGTGAAGGCGGCCGGcgccggcggtggtggtggcagcaGGAGGCGGAAGGGCAGGGACAGGGTGGGGAATTGA